In Psychrilyobacter piezotolerans, the following are encoded in one genomic region:
- the malQ gene encoding 4-alpha-glucanotransferase, with the protein MFERSSGILLHISSLGGGRGIGTFGKEAYEFVDFLKKSGQKIWQILPLGTTSYGDSPYQSFSAFAGNPYFIDLEELTDRGGLDREEVEDTDLGDNREYIDYEKLYRNKLKLLKKAYSNEGGDFLEEIEKFKKKHFYWIDDYALFMALKDKNNGKEWTKWVKEEKFAYINTLKKYRIELKNEIDYYIYLQYLFYTQWGRLKRYAHENKVKIMGDLPIFISGDSVDAWLKTELFLFDEEKNMKVVAGCPPDAFSSTGQLWGNPLYNWKIMRRRGYSWWIERMRAAFELYDLVRIDHFRGFESYWEIPADAPTARPGRWVKGPGIELFKAIKSELGDLPIIAEDLGFLTKGVRKLLKDSGYPGMKILEFAFDSREESDYLPHKYPKNSVAYTGTHDNETVVGWYENVVENDKKHAKKYLKKYLKLKKIKSEKINDIFIEAIWKSNSDIVVAQMQDFLGLDNRARMNMPSTLGNNWKWRLKGDELTDKLAKKIKEMTIKYDR; encoded by the coding sequence ATGTTTGAAAGAAGCAGTGGGATATTGTTACACATCTCATCTTTAGGCGGAGGCAGAGGGATAGGAACCTTTGGAAAAGAGGCCTATGAATTTGTTGATTTTTTAAAAAAATCAGGGCAAAAAATATGGCAAATTTTACCACTGGGAACAACTTCCTACGGGGATTCGCCGTATCAGTCTTTTTCAGCCTTTGCAGGGAATCCTTATTTTATCGATTTAGAAGAATTGACAGATAGAGGGGGGCTGGACAGGGAAGAGGTGGAAGACACCGATTTAGGAGATAATAGGGAGTATATAGACTATGAAAAACTATATAGAAATAAATTAAAACTTTTGAAAAAAGCCTACTCAAATGAGGGAGGAGATTTTTTAGAAGAGATAGAAAAATTTAAGAAAAAACACTTTTACTGGATAGATGATTACGCACTATTCATGGCGTTGAAAGATAAAAATAACGGAAAAGAGTGGACAAAATGGGTGAAGGAAGAAAAATTTGCTTATATCAATACCTTAAAAAAATACAGGATAGAACTGAAAAATGAGATAGATTATTATATCTACCTGCAGTATTTATTCTATACTCAGTGGGGAAGGTTGAAAAGGTATGCCCACGAGAATAAGGTAAAGATAATGGGGGATCTGCCTATATTTATATCTGGCGACAGTGTAGATGCATGGTTAAAAACAGAGTTATTTTTATTTGACGAGGAAAAAAATATGAAGGTTGTGGCAGGATGTCCTCCAGATGCTTTCAGCAGTACAGGGCAGCTGTGGGGGAATCCCCTCTATAACTGGAAAATTATGAGAAGAAGAGGGTACTCGTGGTGGATCGAGAGGATGAGGGCAGCATTTGAACTATATGACCTGGTAAGGATAGACCATTTTAGGGGATTTGAATCCTACTGGGAGATACCGGCAGATGCACCCACCGCCAGACCCGGAAGATGGGTAAAAGGACCGGGAATAGAGCTGTTTAAAGCAATAAAGAGTGAATTAGGGGATCTGCCTATCATTGCTGAAGATCTGGGCTTTTTAACTAAGGGGGTAAGAAAACTTCTGAAAGATAGCGGGTATCCAGGGATGAAAATATTGGAATTTGCTTTTGATTCAAGGGAGGAGAGTGACTATCTGCCTCATAAGTATCCTAAAAATTCAGTGGCTTATACAGGGACCCATGATAACGAAACTGTGGTAGGCTGGTATGAAAATGTAGTAGAAAATGATAAGAAACATGCAAAAAAATATTTGAAAAAATATTTAAAATTAAAAAAAATTAAGAGCGAAAAAATAAACGATATATTTATAGAGGCTATCTGGAAATCCAATTCAGATATAGTTGTGGCACAGATGCAGGATTTTTTGGGACTGGACAATAGAGCCAGGATGAATATGCCGTCGACATTGGGAAATAACTGGAAATGGAGATTAAAAGGTGATGAACTCACCGATAAATTGGCAAAAAAAATAAAGGAAATGACGATTAAATACGATAGATAG